The Halobaculum magnesiiphilum genome contains the following window.
AGCACCACGTCGCCGTCGGGGGTCAACGGCAGGATAACCACCGTCTGTGGCTCGTCGACGTAGTGGAAGTCAGTCTCGGTGCCGTCGGGCAGTCGAACGTCGTCGCGGCGCACGTCGAAGCCGGGACACGAGTAGTCGATGTCGCTGTCGAGCGTCTCCCACGCGAGGTCGTCGGCGTCGGTGCTGTCGCCGCGGTCGGCGGCGGCGACGTTGCCGTCGATGTCACCGCCGTCGCCCATGTCACCGCCGCCGTCGTCGATGTCGTCGTCGCTCATCGGGTTCGGGTCGGTGGGGCGCCGGGATAAGCGTGACAGAAGTCGGTCGCGGGCCTCAGCCCGTAACGCGCGTCCGAACCGCGGTGGCGCCGCCCGCGAGCACGAGCGCCAGCGACACGAGGGTGAGCCCGACCTGCGTCTCGCCGAACCACACCGGCGCCCACGGCGCGGCGGCGCGTACGCCGACGACGAGCGTCGAGAGCACCGGGATCTCGGATCCGCTCGCCGCACCGTCCTCGAGGTTCACGCCGTCGCTCGTCGCCACCGGGAGGTCGCGCTCGGTCCCCTGGAACTCCCGCGGGACGCGGTCGGCCTCGTAGGGGATGCGCTCGGTCGGGTACGCCCAGACGGCGGTTCCGTTCTCGTCGATCTCGACGACCCGCTTGTTCAGGGTGTCCGTGATCAGCGTGTGGCCGTTCTCCAGGCGGTCGGCGTCACGCGGCCAATGTAGCGATCGGCCGTCGACGCTCGTCACCGTCCAGGCGACCTCCCACTCGCCGTCGTCGTTCCGGTGGAGTTCGACGACGCGGTCGTTGTCCGAGTCGGCCACGAGCACCGCGGCGTCGTCGGAGGCGGTCCGGTCGCCCGGCTCGCCCTCGATGCTCCCCGCGATCCACTGCGGATTGTGCTGGTGATCGAGCACCTCGGGGTTCCCGCAGCGCACGTCGCCGTCGCCGTCGGTGTCCGCCAGTTGGCCGCTTCCGGTGCAGGAGTCGTCGGAGGAGCCCTCCTTGTCGGCGTTGATCACCTCCACGACCTCGCTCCCGCCGTCGTCGGTGCGCTCGACGATCACCAGCTGGTTCGCGTTGCGGACGGAGACGAGGAACACGTCCTCCTCGATCCGGTCGATGTCGTTGATGTGGAGCCAGTCGGTGCGGGTTGGGTCCTCGGGCTCGTCGTACAGCTCCGAGGCGTTCCACGTCCACGTCACCTCGCCGTCCTCCACGATCATGATGCGCTCGTTGTCCATGTCCGTCATGGCGAAGCCGCCGTCCGGGAGCGGCTCGGCGTCGTGGATCTCGCTGTTCGACTGCGAGCGGACCGGGAAGCTGTACTCCTCGACGACCGCCGCGCCGCCGTCGGCGTCGGGATCGATCAGTCGAATACCGGTGTGGGCGCACGGCGACTCGTACGGCCCACACTCCTCGTAGCCGCTGTCCATGAACCCCGCGAGCACGCGGCCGTCGGAGAGCCGCTGCACGTCGAAGTAGCTGTCCGCGGAGTCCTCTCGCCACTCGACATCGGTGCCGTTGAGCAGGTAGGCGCTTCCGTGTTCGTGCCAGCCGGGACCGCCACCCTGCGAGCCGACGAGCGTCGCTCGCTCGGCGCCGTCGTCGACGGCGGCCGTCGAGCGGTCCGGCGCGACCAGCGCGCTCCCGGCGACGGTCAATCCGAACAGGAGGACGCCCGCGAGGACCAACTCGACCGCACGTGTACTCATCGGTGAACGCGAGCCATGCGCCGAGCAAAAGCCTTCGGTCTCGCGGTTCCTCGGGATCGGTGCTCCCGGTTAAAACAGCGACCGCACCCGCGCGAGCGTCGCGTCGAGGTCGCCGGAGTTGTCGACGACGACCGGGTCCTCGACCGGCTCGAACTCCTCGCGGAGCAGGTCGTAGACATCGGTGTCGGCGTCCGAGGGGTCGTCCTCCCGCGACCGGATACGGGCCTTCGCGGTCCGCTCATCACAGCGGACGCGAACCAACCGGGCCGTGACGCCGCGGCGCTCGGCGAGCGAGCGCGCCTCCCGCCGTCGGTTCGCCCGACGGAACGTCCCGTCGAGGACGACCGGGTCGCCGGCGGCGAGGCGGTCGTCCGCGCGCTCGAACAGCGCCTCGTACGTCCGCCGCGACTCCTCGTCGGTGTACGACGGATCCGGAAACAGCTCCTTGCGAACCACGTCGGTACGGAAAACCGTGGCGTCGAGGCGGTCGGCGACCGCCGACGCGACGGTCGACTTCCCGGCCCCGGGGAGCCCACAGACGACGACGAGGCGCGTGGTGTCGGACATCCGATTCCGTTCGTCGCGTCGTCGCTCGGGAACGAGTATCCGTCGGTTCGCCCGCGCCGGACCCGACGGGTGCCCGTCGCCTCGTCCGTCGAAAATCAGACTCGATAAATTCAGCGATAAGCATTAAACGGAGATCCCGGAACGGAGAAACACTCCAGAACAGGGAGTGGACAACCACAGAATGTTCGAATTCATCACGGACGAGGAAGAGCGCGGGCAAGTTGGTATCGGGACGCTCATCGTGTTCATCGCGATGGTACTCGTGGCGGCGATCGCCGCGGGTGTCCTGATCAACACCGCAGGCTTCCTTCAGAGCAAGTCGCAGGAAACGGGTCAACAGAGCAGTAAGCAGGTCAGCGACCGCGTGCAGGAGGTCGCCACCGTCGGCAGCGTGACCAGTGCCGGCGACGCTATCGACTACGTCAACGTGACGGTGACGCAGGCGGCCGGCGCCGGCGAGATCGACCTCCAGAACACGACGGTGACCTGGATCGGTCCGAGCGGGACCTACCAGCTGATCGCTCACAGCGATTTCGACAACACCTCGGACGCTACGGGTGAAACGTTCACCTACGACGTCGTCAAGGACAGCGACGGCAGCGCGCCCGTCCTCAACGACAACGACGACCGACTGCAGTACATCTTCGACGTCGACCAGATCGCCGGGAGCGACCTCGGTGAGGGCGACGAAGTGACGATCAAGGTCAACACGATGGCCGGCGCGACGACGAGCATCCGGTTCACCGTACCCGAGTCGCTCGGGAACAAGGAAGCCGTCGAGCTGTAAGTCGGCTCTCCCCCGTTCTCTCGGTTCGCTTCGACGAGCAGTCACAGCGATCGTCGGTCGGCCGACCGGACGGGCGTTCGTCGACGACGACAGCGGCGTGACCGCCCCGAGAGCGTAGCTTCAGGGCGCTGCAAGCGCCGGATAACGAAGTGTCACACCGACCTCCGTGAACGGATGATGAGCGAGGACGGTGACGGGGACAGCGACGGATCGTGGAGGAGACGAGGCGTCCTGACGGCGCTGGGGACCGGCGCCGTCGCGGCGGCACTGGGCGAACCGACGGCGGCCGCGGCGTCCGATCCCGAGCCGTCGTACGTCGTCGAGCAGGGGTCGACGTGCGTCCAGGTTCGTCCCCTTCAGGGGTCGGAAACCGCCGAGCAGTTCTACGAGTACCAGCTGCCGTCGCGGTACGTCTCCGAGGAGAACGGCGCGGTCGTCGGCGACGAGGACCGATACAACTCGGCGGGAACGCGCGACCTCCAGCGCGCCGACACCAGCATCCTCTTGCTGTACGACGGGCCGGAGGCCGTGAGCCTGGTCGTCGTCCACGGCGGCCCCGACAGCCCCGACGGCGGGTCGGCGACGTTCACCGTCGACGGGCTCCCGACCGACGGCGAGTGGGTCGTCGCCGACGACCTGTACGACGCCGACTCGAACTACGACCGGTGGACCGTCGACGGCGACCCCCAGCGTATCGACTGGACCTGGGCCGACGGTCGCACCGACGGCGGCGTCTTTCGCCCCCTCGGGGACGACCTCGACGCCACGATCGACCCCGCGTTCAACGAGGCCGCCAGGCTGTTCGGCGTCTACTACGAGGGGCGCGTGACCGACTGGCAACTCCTCTCGGCGACCGACGACGGCGTCGAACGCGTGTCGCTGGCCCTCGACGAGCCGATCCGTGTGAGAGTCGGTACGTGCGGCTCCGACGGGACGGGCGGCGATGGGGACGACGAGACCGACGACGATGCGGACGCGCCGGACGACGACTCCGACGAGGACGAAGATCGCAAACGTGAGGAAGGAGGCGATGACGGGGATGACGACGAGGGCGACGCAGAGGAAGAAGACGACGACGAAGACCGCGAACGTGACGATGAGGACGGCGACGGCGATGACGATGAAGACGAGGACAGTGATGACGATGAAGACGAGGACAGTGATGACGATGAAGACGACGTGGGACCGCCGGACGATGCGGGACCGCCCGACGACGCCGGCCCGCCGGATGACGCGGGGCCGCCCGACGGTGCAGGGCCACCCGAGGATGCCGGACCGCCGGACGACGCCGGTCCCCCTGGTGACGACGATGACGAGGAGGACGACTGAACACTGAACGCTCTCTGAAACTGGAAATGCGGGAGAAGTGGGCCGGCGCGAATTTGAATCGCGGTTACGGCCACCCGAAGGCCGAAGGATACCAAGCTACCCCACCGGCCCGCACACGGAGGGAGGCGAGCCGCTCTGTTAAGGCTTCCGAACCCCGAGCAATCGCCGGCTCGTGGCCCGGTCTCGCACACGCCACGCGACTCAGTAGCCTGCGTAGCCGTCGGTGTCGAGGTAGTTGTTCGCCACCGCGATCGCGTGGTCCGCGTGGATCGCCTCGGGGCCGAGCCTGACCCGCCGGTCCGCCCGGTCGGCGAGGAGGGCCGCCTCCTCGTCGGTGAAGTCCGAGTGGTCCGAGAGGACGAACACCGGGTCCGCGGGCGGGTCGGTCTTCGCGACGGGGTCGCCGTCCTCGTGCAGTTGGACGAGGGTGCCGTCGAGGGCGGCGAGTGTCGCGTCGAGGCCCATCCGGTACAGTTCGACCCCGGGCGACACCTCAGCGGGCATGTGGCCGATGGCGTCCTCGCGGGCGTCGAGCGCGTCGCGGACGCGGGCGGCGGTCGTGCGCTCGTCGGGGTGGAGTCCGCGGGCGGTGGCGCCCGAGAACCGGACGGTGTACTCGTCGCCGAGGACGAGGTGGACGCGGCTGTCCTCGCGGATGCCGTGCGAGAGGAACAGGCCGGCGTTGACACAGCGACACAGCAGATCGAGGCGCCCGGCCCCGCCCGCGAGGTCGTCGAGGCTGAAGTCGGGCGTCGTGGGGGCGTCGTGGCCGCAGACGACGAACTGGCGCATACCGTTCGTCCCTGCGGCGACGACCTGTACGTTCTGGTCCGACGGCGCGAAGGGGCGGCAGACGCACGGTGTGAGCACACGCGCAGATCCCCACATGCGTATGCACAACCGTGCGATGATGGGTGAAATCGTGACGAACCGTGCGTTGATGAGTGAAATCGTGACGACAGCGAACGGCACGCTTTTATGTCTCAATTTTCCATGACAGAGTATCCCATCGTTGAGGGACACAACCATGACAAACGAAGGAAAGCAGTACGTCCTCGATCGTATCAACCGGCGGTCGTTCATCGCGGGTACCGGCGCGGCCGGCGTCACGGCGCTGGCCGGCTGTGCCGGCGGCGGCGACGACGGCGGCGATGAGACAACCGAAGGCGACGGCGGCAACGGCGGCGGCGACACCGACGACAGCACGCCGACGCCGGAGGAGTCGACCGGCGGGACGCTCAACCTCGCACAGGTGAAGAGCCCGATCGAGTTCGACCCGGTCGTCCTGAACGACGTTCCGTCCGACCAGGTCTCCCAGCTGATCTTCGACTCGCTGTACGCCTACGGCGAGGGCACCGGCATCGGCCCGAGCATGGCGACCGGCGAGCCGGAGATCTCCAACGAGGGCCAGCGGTACGTCGTCGAGATCAACGGGGACGCCACGTTCCAGAACGGCGACCCGGTGACCGCCGAGGACGTGAAGTACAGCTTCGAGGCACCCGTCGACGAGGAGACGGAGAACGCCTCCGAGGTCAACATGATCGACTCGATCACGGCCGTCGACGAGAAGACGGTCCAGTTCGACCTCCTGTACCCCTACGGCGCGTTCATGACGGTGCTCGCGGGCCGCGACATCGTACCGATGTCCGTGCGTGAGGAGGACAAGGACGCGTTCAACACGTCGAACCCGGTCGGCTCCGGGCCCTTCGAGTTCGACAGCTGGCAGGAGGGCGACTACGTCGACCTCGTCCGCAACGACGACTACTGGGGCGAGCCGGTGCCGAACCTCGCGAAGATCCACTTCACGCCCGTCGAGGAGGCGACGACCCGCGTCACCACCCTCCGCAACGGCGAGAACGACGTCATCGAGGAGATCCCGCCGAAGCTCTACTCCACCGTCCGCAGCATCGAGGACGCCAGCATCGACGAGGTGCCCGGCATCGGGTACTTCTACCTCGCGTTCAACTGCAACGAGGGGCCGACGGCCGACCCGCGGGTCCGCGAGGCGATCGACTACTGCTTCTCGATGGACGACGCGGTGGCGAACTACGTCGAGCCGACCGGCGTCCGCCAGTACAGCCCGTTCCCCGCGTCCATCGCGGAGGAGTGGGAGTTCCCGGTCGACCAGTGGTCGGAGATCCCCCACGACAAGAACATCGACGAGGCGACGGCGCTGTTCGATGAGGCCGGCGTCTCGATGGACTACTCGTGGCGGATCATCGTCCCGCCGGACGACAAGCGCGAACAGATCGGTATCTCCGTCTCGAACGGCCTGAAGGAGGCCGGCTTCAGCAACGTCTCGGTCCAGCGGCTCGACTGGGGCGCGTTCCTGGAGCAGTACGTCACGGGGAGCGAGGACGACTACAACATGTACACGCTCGGCTGGTCCGGCTCGCCCGACCCCGACGCGTTCACCTACTACATGTTCGGCCGGACCGAGGACACGCTCGGCGTCACGAACGGGTCGTACTACGGCGCCAACAGCGAGCGCGGCAAGGAGGCCGCCGAGAAGCTCGTCACGGCTCGCGAGTCCGCCGAGCGTGCGGAGCGCAAGCAGCTCTACACCGAGGCTGTCACGACGATCCTCGAGGATCGCGCGCACCTGCCCGCGTACAACCTCAAGAACAGCTTCGGCGTGAAGGAGTACGTCAACAACTTCGCGGCACACCCGGTCGACTCGTTCCACCTCGCCTCCGAGAGCCACAACGTGTCGGTCGACAAGTAACGTCTGACGGCCGCTTCCGGCCGTTCCCGTTTCGTTTATACCGGAAGCCGGCAAACGCACGCTAACGACACCAACTCAGACAATGGGACGCGCACAGTACACCATTCGACGCATACTCCAGGCGATTCCGGTCCTCGTGGGCGTCGCCGCCATCACCTATTTCCTGATGGAGGCGATGCCGGGCGACCCCGTGAGCATCATGCTCGGCCCGTCACCCAGCGCCCAGCAGGCCGCCGCCATCCGGGCGAAGTACGGGCTGGACCAGCCCGTATGGCTCCGGTTCCTGAACTACCTCTGGGACGCGATCCAACTCGATCTCGGCCAGAGCCTCTACTACAAGGTCCCGGTCACACAGAAGATCGCGGAACGACTGCCCGTGACGCTGCTGTTGCTGCTCTCGAGCTTCACGTTCGCCGTCGTCACGGCCGTCCCGCTCGGCATCATCTCGGCCAAGCGGCGCAACAAGCCGACCGACCACGTCTCGCGGATCGTCGCGCTGATCGGCGTGTCGACCCCGTCGTTCTGGATCGGCCTGATGCTCATCATCGTCTTCGCCTACCGGCTCGACGTGCTGCCGGCGACGGACCTCGTCCTGCCGTGGGCGCCCGTCGCGTCGATCGACGGCGCGAACAGCCGACTGGGCGTGCTCGTAGAGACCGGCGAGCACCTCCTGTTGCCGACGCTGTCGCTCGGGACGCTCCAGATGGCGGCGCTTACCCGCATCGAGCGCTCCTCGATGCTCGAGGTGCTCGGCGAGGACTACGTGAAGCTCGCACGCGCCTACGGCGTGAGCGAGTTCACCATCCTCCGGAAACACGCCTTCCGTAACGCACAGCTCCCGCTCATCACGCTGCTCGGACTTCAGCTTACCAGCGCCATCGGCGGCGCCGTGCTGACCGAGACCGTGTTCTCGATCAACGGGATGGGGCGACTCATCATTACCGCGATCAACAATCAGGACTTCGCGCTGGTCACCGGCACCACGCTCGTGTTCGGCTTCGTGTTCGTGGTCGGCGTGATCATCACCGACCTCTCGTACGCGTACATCGACCCGCGCGTCACCTTCGACGAGAATGACTGACTGACAATGGCTACGACCACCGATACAGACACGGACCCGACCCGCAGCCACGACACCGAGGAGGCGGGCGCTGCCGAGCAGCCCGAAGCCCGCGTCGGGTGGCGGTACACCCTCAAGCAGGTGCGCCGCGACCCGACCGCGCTCGCCGGCCTGACCATCATCAGCGTCGCCACGGTCGTCGCCGTCGTCGCCTTCGTCGACGACGTCGTCTTCGAGTACCTGAACCAGTATCAGGTGTTCGCGAGCATGGGCATCGAGCAGTACGCAATCGCCCAGGCGGTGTGGGTGAGCCCCATCGCCGAGACGGGCGCGTCCATCCTCCGCCCGCCGATGTACATCACCAACCAGCTGTACCCGAACGACCCGGGGACGCTGGCACACCCGCTGGGGACCGATCACCGCGGGCGGGACGTGCTCGTCCGGCTGTTCTACGGGACGCGAATCGCCATCACCGTCGGTGTCGTCTCGACCGGCGTGGCGATGATCCTGGGAATGATCGTCGGCTCGGTCGCCGGCTACTACGGCGGCCTGATCGACGACGTGCTCATGCGCGGCGCCGAAACGCTGTACGCCATCCCGTTCCTGGTGCTCGTCATCGTGTTCATGGTGGCGTTCGACCGGAGCCTCACCTACGCGATGATCGGCGTCGGGATCGCGACCATCCCGACGTTCGCCCGGCTCATCCGCTCGCGGGTGCTGTCGGTCCGGGAGGAGGACTACGTCGAGGCCGCACGCGCGGCCGGCGTCCGCGACCGGAACATCATCTTCCGCCACGTCATCCCGAACAGCTTCGCGCCCGTGCTCGTACAGGCCACGCTCCAGGTGGGCGTCGCGATCCTCATCGTCGCCGGCCTGTCGTTCCTCGGCTACGGCGCCCAGCCACCGACGCCGTCGTGGGGGCAGATGCTCAACAACTCCAGGAACTACATGCTCCCGAACCCGTGGTTCAGCGTCTGGCCCGGCCTCGCCATCCTGATCACCGTGGTCGGGTTCAACCTGGTCGGCGACGGCCTGCGTGACGCACTCGATCCCCGTATCAACAACTAATGAGTCACAAAGAGCCACTACTGAAAGTCGAGAACCTGAAGACCCAGTTCTTCACAGAGGAGGGAACCGTCCGTGCCGTGGACGGCGTGAGTTTCGAAGTACAGCCCGGCGAACTCGTCGGACTCGTCGGCGAATCCGGCGCCGGGAAGTCGGTCGCCGCACAGTCGATCATGCGGCTCGTCGAGGAGCCGGGCCGCATCGTCGACGGGACGGTGACCTACAAGGGCCGCAAGCTCGTCGACATCGAGGAGCGGTCCGACGGCACCCTCGAGGAGTCGGAGGAGATGCTCACCCAGCAGGAGATGCGCCGGGACATCCGCGGGAAGGAGATCGCCATCATCTTCCAGGACCCGATGGAGTCGCTCAACCCCGTGTTCAAGGTGGGCGGCCAGCTTCGGGAGTTCATCGAGCTGAACCGGGACGTGAGCTCCGCCGAGGCCGAGGAGATCGCCGTGGACATGCTCCGCGAGGTGGGCATCCCCGAGCCGGAGAAGCGGTACGACGAGTACCCCCACCAGTTCTCCGG
Protein-coding sequences here:
- a CDS encoding aryl-sulfate sulfotransferase — its product is MSTRAVELVLAGVLLFGLTVAGSALVAPDRSTAAVDDGAERATLVGSQGGGPGWHEHGSAYLLNGTDVEWREDSADSYFDVQRLSDGRVLAGFMDSGYEECGPYESPCAHTGIRLIDPDADGGAAVVEEYSFPVRSQSNSEIHDAEPLPDGGFAMTDMDNERIMIVEDGEVTWTWNASELYDEPEDPTRTDWLHINDIDRIEEDVFLVSVRNANQLVIVERTDDGGSEVVEVINADKEGSSDDSCTGSGQLADTDGDGDVRCGNPEVLDHQHNPQWIAGSIEGEPGDRTASDDAAVLVADSDNDRVVELHRNDDGEWEVAWTVTSVDGRSLHWPRDADRLENGHTLITDTLNKRVVEIDENGTAVWAYPTERIPYEADRVPREFQGTERDLPVATSDGVNLEDGAASGSEIPVLSTLVVGVRAAAPWAPVWFGETQVGLTLVSLALVLAGGATAVRTRVTG
- a CDS encoding AAA family ATPase, which gives rise to MSDTTRLVVVCGLPGAGKSTVASAVADRLDATVFRTDVVRKELFPDPSYTDEESRRTYEALFERADDRLAAGDPVVLDGTFRRANRRREARSLAERRGVTARLVRVRCDERTAKARIRSREDDPSDADTDVYDLLREEFEPVEDPVVVDNSGDLDATLARVRSLF
- a CDS encoding archaellin/type IV pilin N-terminal domain-containing protein; translated protein: MFEFITDEEERGQVGIGTLIVFIAMVLVAAIAAGVLINTAGFLQSKSQETGQQSSKQVSDRVQEVATVGSVTSAGDAIDYVNVTVTQAAGAGEIDLQNTTVTWIGPSGTYQLIAHSDFDNTSDATGETFTYDVVKDSDGSAPVLNDNDDRLQYIFDVDQIAGSDLGEGDEVTIKVNTMAGATTSIRFTVPESLGNKEAVEL
- the trmY gene encoding tRNA (pseudouridine(54)-N(1))-methyltransferase TrmY, encoding MRQFVVCGHDAPTTPDFSLDDLAGGAGRLDLLCRCVNAGLFLSHGIREDSRVHLVLGDEYTVRFSGATARGLHPDERTTAARVRDALDAREDAIGHMPAEVSPGVELYRMGLDATLAALDGTLVQLHEDGDPVAKTDPPADPVFVLSDHSDFTDEEAALLADRADRRVRLGPEAIHADHAIAVANNYLDTDGYAGY
- a CDS encoding ABC transporter substrate-binding protein produces the protein MTNEGKQYVLDRINRRSFIAGTGAAGVTALAGCAGGGDDGGDETTEGDGGNGGGDTDDSTPTPEESTGGTLNLAQVKSPIEFDPVVLNDVPSDQVSQLIFDSLYAYGEGTGIGPSMATGEPEISNEGQRYVVEINGDATFQNGDPVTAEDVKYSFEAPVDEETENASEVNMIDSITAVDEKTVQFDLLYPYGAFMTVLAGRDIVPMSVREEDKDAFNTSNPVGSGPFEFDSWQEGDYVDLVRNDDYWGEPVPNLAKIHFTPVEEATTRVTTLRNGENDVIEEIPPKLYSTVRSIEDASIDEVPGIGYFYLAFNCNEGPTADPRVREAIDYCFSMDDAVANYVEPTGVRQYSPFPASIAEEWEFPVDQWSEIPHDKNIDEATALFDEAGVSMDYSWRIIVPPDDKREQIGISVSNGLKEAGFSNVSVQRLDWGAFLEQYVTGSEDDYNMYTLGWSGSPDPDAFTYYMFGRTEDTLGVTNGSYYGANSERGKEAAEKLVTARESAERAERKQLYTEAVTTILEDRAHLPAYNLKNSFGVKEYVNNFAAHPVDSFHLASESHNVSVDK
- a CDS encoding ABC transporter permease; protein product: MGRAQYTIRRILQAIPVLVGVAAITYFLMEAMPGDPVSIMLGPSPSAQQAAAIRAKYGLDQPVWLRFLNYLWDAIQLDLGQSLYYKVPVTQKIAERLPVTLLLLLSSFTFAVVTAVPLGIISAKRRNKPTDHVSRIVALIGVSTPSFWIGLMLIIVFAYRLDVLPATDLVLPWAPVASIDGANSRLGVLVETGEHLLLPTLSLGTLQMAALTRIERSSMLEVLGEDYVKLARAYGVSEFTILRKHAFRNAQLPLITLLGLQLTSAIGGAVLTETVFSINGMGRLIITAINNQDFALVTGTTLVFGFVFVVGVIITDLSYAYIDPRVTFDEND
- a CDS encoding ABC transporter permease, which encodes MATTTDTDTDPTRSHDTEEAGAAEQPEARVGWRYTLKQVRRDPTALAGLTIISVATVVAVVAFVDDVVFEYLNQYQVFASMGIEQYAIAQAVWVSPIAETGASILRPPMYITNQLYPNDPGTLAHPLGTDHRGRDVLVRLFYGTRIAITVGVVSTGVAMILGMIVGSVAGYYGGLIDDVLMRGAETLYAIPFLVLVIVFMVAFDRSLTYAMIGVGIATIPTFARLIRSRVLSVREEDYVEAARAAGVRDRNIIFRHVIPNSFAPVLVQATLQVGVAILIVAGLSFLGYGAQPPTPSWGQMLNNSRNYMLPNPWFSVWPGLAILITVVGFNLVGDGLRDALDPRINN